From the genome of Streptomyces sp. NBC_01341, one region includes:
- a CDS encoding fumarate reductase/succinate dehydrogenase flavoprotein subunit yields MRDYTNYTTGEPVVDAKAPDGPVADRWDTRRFQAKLVNPANRRKHTVIVVGTGLAGGSAGATLAEQGYHVVQFCFQDSPRRAHSVAAQGGINAAKNYRNDGDSVHRLFYDTVKGGDFRARESNVHRLAEISVEIIDQCVAQGVPFAREYGGLLDNRSFGGVQVSRTFYARGQTGQQLLLGAYQALSRQIAAGNVELHARTEMLDLIVVDGKARGIVARDLVTGKIDTYFADAVVLASGGYGNVFYLSTNAMNSNATAIWRAHRRGAYFANPCFTQIHPTCIPRTGDHQSKLTLMSESLRNDGRIWVPKAKGDDRPANEIPEDERDYYLERIYPAFGNLVPRDIASRAAKNVCDEGRGVGPGGQGVYLDFAEAIARMGRKKVEEKYGNLFDMYARITAENPYETPMRIYPAVHYTMGGLWVDYDLQTTIPGLFAIGEANFSDHGANRLGASALMQGLADGYFVLPSTINDYLARNPHAEEIDAGHPAVTEAVAETEDRLNLLLAVDGDRTPDSFHREIGELMWEFCGMARTEAGLRKALDRIPEIREEFWRRVKVPGTGEQFNQSLEKANRVVDYLELAELMCLDALHRAESCGGHFREESQTPDGEAARRDEEFSYAAAWEFSATGDAPVLHKEDLVFEYVHPTQRSYA; encoded by the coding sequence ATGCGCGACTACACGAACTACACGACCGGCGAACCCGTCGTCGACGCCAAGGCGCCCGACGGTCCGGTCGCCGACCGCTGGGACACCCGCCGCTTCCAGGCGAAGCTCGTGAACCCGGCCAACCGCCGCAAGCACACCGTCATCGTCGTCGGCACCGGCCTGGCAGGCGGCTCGGCAGGCGCGACGCTCGCCGAACAGGGCTACCACGTCGTCCAGTTCTGCTTCCAGGACTCGCCGAGGCGGGCCCACTCCGTCGCCGCCCAGGGCGGTATCAACGCGGCCAAGAACTACCGCAACGACGGTGACTCGGTGCACCGGCTCTTCTACGACACCGTCAAGGGCGGCGACTTCCGCGCCAGGGAGTCCAACGTCCACCGTCTGGCGGAGATCTCCGTGGAGATCATCGACCAGTGCGTCGCCCAGGGCGTCCCCTTCGCCCGTGAGTACGGCGGCCTCCTCGACAACCGCTCCTTCGGCGGCGTCCAGGTCTCCCGCACCTTCTACGCCCGCGGCCAGACGGGGCAGCAGCTCCTCCTCGGCGCCTACCAGGCGCTCTCCCGGCAGATCGCGGCCGGCAACGTCGAGCTGCACGCCCGTACGGAGATGCTCGACCTGATCGTCGTCGACGGCAAGGCACGCGGCATCGTGGCCCGCGACCTCGTCACCGGCAAGATCGACACCTACTTCGCCGACGCGGTCGTCCTGGCCAGCGGCGGCTACGGCAACGTCTTCTACCTGTCGACGAACGCCATGAACTCCAACGCCACCGCCATCTGGCGGGCCCACCGCCGCGGCGCCTACTTCGCCAACCCCTGCTTCACCCAGATCCACCCCACGTGCATCCCGCGCACGGGCGACCACCAGTCGAAGCTGACGCTCATGAGCGAGTCGCTGCGCAACGACGGACGCATCTGGGTCCCGAAGGCCAAGGGCGACGACCGCCCGGCGAACGAGATCCCCGAGGACGAGCGCGACTACTACCTGGAGCGCATCTACCCGGCCTTCGGCAACCTCGTGCCCCGCGACATCGCCTCGCGCGCCGCCAAGAACGTCTGCGACGAGGGGCGGGGTGTCGGGCCCGGCGGCCAGGGCGTCTACCTCGACTTCGCGGAAGCCATCGCGCGGATGGGCCGGAAGAAGGTCGAGGAGAAGTACGGCAACCTCTTCGACATGTACGCCCGCATCACCGCGGAGAACCCGTACGAGACGCCCATGCGGATCTATCCGGCCGTCCACTACACGATGGGCGGGCTCTGGGTCGACTACGACCTCCAGACCACGATTCCCGGCCTCTTCGCGATCGGTGAGGCCAACTTCTCCGACCACGGCGCCAACCGGCTCGGGGCCTCGGCGCTGATGCAGGGACTCGCGGACGGCTACTTCGTCCTGCCGTCCACGATCAACGACTACCTGGCCCGCAACCCCCACGCCGAGGAGATCGACGCCGGCCACCCCGCCGTCACCGAGGCCGTCGCCGAGACCGAGGACCGGCTCAACCTGCTCCTCGCGGTCGACGGGGACCGTACCCCCGACTCCTTCCACCGCGAGATCGGCGAACTCATGTGGGAGTTCTGCGGAATGGCCCGGACCGAGGCAGGGCTGCGCAAGGCCCTCGACAGGATCCCGGAGATCCGCGAGGAGTTCTGGCGCCGCGTCAAGGTGCCCGGCACCGGCGAGCAGTTCAACCAGTCGCTGGAGAAGGCCAACCGCGTCGTGGACTACCTGGAGCTCGCCGAGCTGATGTGCCTCGACGCGCTGCACCGGGCCGAGTCCTGCGGCGGCCACTTCCGTGAGGAGTCCCAGACCCCGGACGGTGAGGCCGCCCGGCGCGACGAGGAGTTCTCCTACGCCGCGGCCTGGGAGTTCAGCGCCACCGGCGACGCCCCCGTCCTGCACAAGGAAGACCTCGTCTTCGAGTACGTCCACCCCACTCAGCGGAGCTACGCATGA
- a CDS encoding succinate dehydrogenase, with protein sequence MALATRADRRPSMTRTLWDSSVGKKTIMAVSGLIMLGYLVVHMLGNLKIFFGSDEFNHYAHWLRTLGEPFLHYEWALWIIRVVLVAAVVLHAVSAYQLSRRDLRARPTAYVHKRARASYATRTMRYGGVILALFIVWHILDLTTGTVHSGGFQSGHPYQNVLDTFSTWWGNVVYIVAVLALGLHVQHGFWSAAQTLGVGNATRDRVLKTLANALAVVLTAGFVSVPVAVMTGVVS encoded by the coding sequence ATGGCATTGGCAACGCGGGCGGACCGACGGCCGTCCATGACGCGTACGCTCTGGGACTCGTCCGTCGGCAAGAAGACGATCATGGCTGTGAGCGGCCTGATCATGCTCGGTTATCTGGTCGTCCACATGCTGGGCAACCTGAAGATCTTCTTCGGATCCGACGAGTTCAACCACTACGCGCATTGGCTCAGGACCCTCGGCGAGCCCTTCCTGCATTACGAGTGGGCGCTCTGGATCATCCGCGTCGTGCTCGTCGCGGCCGTCGTCCTGCACGCCGTCTCCGCATACCAGCTGAGCCGCCGGGACCTCCGGGCCCGACCGACCGCCTATGTGCACAAAAGGGCGCGTGCGAGTTATGCCACGCGCACCATGCGCTACGGCGGGGTGATCCTCGCGCTCTTCATCGTGTGGCACATCCTCGACCTGACGACCGGCACCGTGCACTCCGGCGGATTCCAGTCCGGCCACCCGTACCAGAACGTGCTCGACACCTTCTCGACCTGGTGGGGCAACGTCGTCTACATCGTCGCCGTGCTCGCCCTCGGCCTGCACGTCCAGCACGGATTCTGGAGTGCGGCACAGACCCTGGGGGTGGGCAACGCGACCAGGGACCGCGTCCTGAAGACCCTCGCCAATGCCCTCGCAGTGGTGCTGACGGCCGGTTTCGTCTCCGTGCCCGTCGCCGTGATGACCGGAGTGGTGAGCTGA
- a CDS encoding LysR family transcriptional regulator, with protein sequence MHFQQLAYFVAVAEARHFTRAAEDVHVSQPSLSQQIKALENELGAELFSRARGNIALTDAGEALLPLARRILADADTARHEVQELVQLRRGRIRLGATPSVCTGLLPDVLRSFHGAHPGIQLLIEEGGSHDLVRQLARGALDLALLVLPLPAGSPALTTVELLQEDLVVVSPASRPAPGRRGSVTVADLENEPLVMFRHGYDLRELTVAACRAEGFEPTFTVEGGEMDAVLGFVRAGLGIAVVPSMVAVRAGQDLRTTPLATPSLRRTIALAHRSDVEPPRAARELQRMLLGSKPHVAPTAADGAHPAGG encoded by the coding sequence ATGCACTTCCAGCAGCTCGCCTATTTCGTCGCGGTGGCCGAGGCCAGGCACTTCACCCGGGCCGCCGAGGACGTGCATGTGTCACAGCCCTCGCTCTCGCAGCAGATCAAGGCCCTGGAGAACGAACTGGGCGCCGAACTCTTCAGCCGGGCCCGGGGAAACATCGCGCTGACCGACGCCGGAGAGGCCCTGCTGCCACTGGCCCGCAGGATTCTCGCGGACGCGGACACCGCGCGGCACGAGGTGCAGGAGCTCGTGCAGCTGCGCCGGGGCCGGATCCGGCTCGGCGCCACCCCGAGTGTCTGCACGGGCCTGCTGCCGGACGTGCTCCGCTCCTTCCACGGCGCCCACCCCGGAATCCAGCTGCTCATCGAGGAGGGGGGGTCCCACGACCTGGTACGGCAACTGGCACGTGGCGCCCTGGACCTCGCGCTGCTCGTCCTGCCGCTGCCCGCCGGCTCACCGGCGCTGACCACGGTGGAGCTGTTGCAGGAGGACCTCGTGGTGGTCTCGCCGGCCTCCCGCCCGGCACCGGGGCGCAGGGGATCGGTGACGGTCGCCGACCTCGAGAACGAACCGCTGGTGATGTTCCGGCACGGCTACGACCTCCGCGAGCTGACGGTCGCCGCCTGCCGCGCGGAAGGTTTCGAGCCCACGTTCACGGTCGAGGGCGGCGAGATGGACGCGGTCCTGGGCTTCGTCCGGGCCGGCCTAGGAATCGCCGTGGTGCCCAGCATGGTCGCCGTCCGGGCGGGCCAGGACCTGCGTACGACACCGCTGGCCACCCCGTCGCTGCGGCGCACGATCGCCCTCGCGCACCGCAGCGACGTCGAACCGCCGCGTGCGGCCCGCGAGTTGCAGCGGATGCTGCTGGGGTCAAAACCGCACGTCGCACCCACGGCCGCCGACGGGGCGCACCCGGCCGGCGGCTGA
- a CDS encoding putative bifunctional diguanylate cyclase/phosphodiesterase gives MSIPAQSSGAPDAEPDGPEGRLRRFATIWSRAIFPSTATSLTRPEFEEHLLPLARELDRALHARVFDATPAHGVGASLVAAHCTDPDALSSTLGVVDSYLVLYCGGNGPVELSTEDSRARCARIQHALAGGFSQALRERTLAEQEAIARSALTARSHAEQALHATEARFRAVFKDAAVGIGIADLDGNILEINDTLTKMFGGLENHVRSHKVNEWVHPEDSPHVWKYYEELVRGEREHYSVEKPYYRNDGTVLWTNLTVSLLRDAEGRPEYQLALMEDTTERRLLNLRLRYEATHDALTGLPNRTLFFERLEKALAPRDGMRFGLCYLDLDGFKAINDSLGHAAGDRLLVEVADRLQSCATAPGEMVARLGGDEFVALTTGPGTQDEVHELAGRILSALATPVRLDGRELTVRGSVGVVEGPSGERSAAEVLRSADITMYRAKAAGGNRFALADAEADARAITRHGLTTALPTALDRGEFFIEYQPLVHLGDGSVHGAEALVRWCHPQHGVLGPDRFIPLAEHTGLIVPLGRWVLEESVRQANFWQERHTDGGPLRINVNLSPTQLHHPRLVAETVDVLERSGLEPGALCLEVTESALIGADDDLLKPLRQLAEMGVDIALDDFGTGYSNLANLRRLPVSVLKLDRSFTQGMQHHPADPVDLKIVEGIVSLAHSLDLAVTVEGVETRAQAEQLRQLGCDTAQGWYYARPGAPDAIHALLLADAV, from the coding sequence GTGAGCATTCCCGCCCAGTCGTCCGGCGCGCCGGACGCGGAACCCGACGGCCCAGAAGGCCGCCTACGGAGATTCGCCACCATCTGGAGCCGGGCGATCTTCCCCTCCACGGCCACCTCCCTGACCCGGCCGGAGTTCGAGGAACACCTGCTGCCGCTCGCCCGGGAGCTGGACCGGGCCCTGCACGCGCGGGTCTTCGACGCCACGCCCGCACACGGTGTGGGGGCCTCCCTGGTCGCCGCACACTGCACGGACCCCGACGCGCTGAGTTCCACGCTCGGCGTCGTCGACTCCTACCTCGTGCTCTACTGCGGCGGCAACGGTCCGGTCGAGCTGTCGACGGAGGACAGCCGGGCACGCTGCGCGCGCATCCAGCACGCGCTCGCCGGCGGCTTCAGTCAGGCGCTTCGCGAGCGGACGCTCGCCGAACAGGAGGCGATCGCCCGCTCGGCCCTCACGGCCCGCTCGCACGCCGAGCAGGCCCTGCACGCCACCGAGGCACGCTTCCGCGCGGTCTTCAAGGACGCCGCCGTGGGGATCGGCATCGCCGATCTCGACGGGAACATCCTGGAGATCAACGACACCCTCACCAAGATGTTCGGCGGTCTGGAGAACCACGTCCGCAGCCACAAGGTGAACGAGTGGGTCCACCCCGAGGACTCGCCGCACGTCTGGAAGTACTACGAGGAACTGGTGCGTGGCGAGCGCGAGCACTACAGCGTCGAGAAGCCGTACTACCGCAACGACGGCACGGTGCTGTGGACCAACCTCACCGTGTCCCTGCTGCGGGACGCCGAGGGCCGGCCCGAGTACCAGCTCGCCCTGATGGAGGACACGACCGAGCGACGGCTGCTCAACCTGCGCCTGCGCTACGAGGCCACGCACGACGCGCTCACCGGTCTGCCCAACCGCACGCTGTTCTTCGAGCGGCTCGAGAAGGCGCTCGCACCGAGGGACGGCATGCGCTTCGGGCTCTGCTACCTCGACCTGGACGGCTTCAAGGCGATCAACGACAGCCTGGGCCACGCTGCCGGGGACCGGCTCCTGGTCGAGGTCGCCGACAGGCTGCAGAGCTGCGCGACCGCCCCCGGCGAGATGGTGGCCCGGCTCGGCGGCGACGAGTTCGTCGCCCTCACGACCGGACCGGGCACCCAGGACGAGGTCCACGAGCTCGCCGGCCGGATCCTCTCGGCGCTCGCCACGCCGGTCCGTCTCGACGGCCGGGAGCTGACGGTACGGGGATCCGTCGGCGTGGTCGAGGGTCCGTCGGGCGAACGCTCCGCGGCGGAGGTGCTGCGGAGCGCCGACATCACGATGTACCGGGCCAAGGCGGCGGGCGGAAACCGCTTCGCGCTCGCCGACGCCGAGGCCGACGCCCGCGCCATCACCCGGCACGGGCTCACCACAGCCCTGCCCACGGCGCTCGACCGCGGCGAGTTCTTCATCGAGTACCAGCCGCTGGTGCACCTCGGTGACGGAAGCGTGCACGGTGCGGAGGCGCTGGTCCGGTGGTGCCATCCCCAGCACGGGGTGCTCGGCCCGGACCGGTTCATCCCGCTCGCCGAGCACACCGGGCTGATCGTGCCGCTCGGCCGCTGGGTGCTGGAGGAGTCCGTACGGCAGGCGAACTTCTGGCAGGAACGTCACACCGACGGCGGCCCCCTGCGCATCAACGTCAACCTCTCACCGACGCAGCTGCACCATCCCCGGCTGGTCGCCGAGACCGTGGACGTCCTGGAGCGCTCGGGCCTGGAGCCGGGTGCCCTCTGCCTGGAGGTCACCGAGTCCGCGCTGATCGGTGCCGACGACGATCTGCTCAAGCCGCTGCGCCAGCTGGCCGAGATGGGTGTCGACATCGCGCTGGACGACTTCGGCACCGGTTACTCGAACCTGGCGAACCTGCGCCGTCTGCCGGTGAGCGTGCTGAAACTGGACCGTTCCTTCACCCAGGGCATGCAGCACCATCCCGCCGATCCCGTCGACCTGAAGATCGTCGAGGGCATCGTCTCCCTCGCGCACAGCCTGGACCTCGCCGTCACGGTCGAGGGTGTCGAGACCCGGGCCCAGGCGGAGCAGCTGCGACAGCTCGGCTGCGACACCGCCCAGGGCTGGTACTACGCGCGTCCGGGCGCCCCGGACGCGATCCACGCGCTGCTCCTGGCCGACGCGGTCTGA
- a CDS encoding SAM-dependent methyltransferase produces MERPAWAPQGIDISVPSVSRMYDFYLGGSHNFEVDREAARKAMEFMPGLPKVMQANRAFMRRAVQYATASGVHQFLDIGSGIPTFGNVHEVAQANDPESRIVYVDHDPVAVAHSQAVLEGNERAVVVAADLRAPKEILENPEINGLLDLDKPVALLLVAVLHFIEDADDPYGAVAELSAALAPGSLLVLTHASYEGIPLSQEEAGGTVGVYRNIRNPLVMRTRAEGARFFEGFEMVEPGLVSMPDWRPESPESRAQEDPFAFSGFAGVGRKA; encoded by the coding sequence ATGGAGCGTCCCGCCTGGGCACCGCAGGGCATTGACATCTCGGTGCCGAGCGTGTCTCGCATGTACGACTTCTATCTGGGCGGTTCGCACAATTTCGAGGTGGACAGGGAAGCGGCCCGCAAGGCCATGGAGTTCATGCCGGGACTGCCCAAGGTCATGCAGGCGAATCGCGCGTTCATGCGGCGGGCCGTGCAGTACGCCACCGCTTCGGGCGTCCATCAGTTCCTGGACATAGGCTCCGGTATCCCGACCTTCGGCAATGTGCACGAGGTCGCCCAGGCCAACGACCCGGAATCCCGGATCGTCTACGTCGATCACGACCCGGTCGCGGTCGCGCACAGCCAGGCGGTCCTGGAGGGCAACGAGCGGGCGGTCGTCGTCGCCGCGGATCTCCGCGCGCCCAAGGAGATCCTGGAGAACCCGGAGATCAACGGCCTTCTCGATCTCGACAAGCCGGTGGCGTTGCTGCTGGTCGCGGTCCTCCACTTCATCGAGGACGCCGACGATCCCTACGGCGCGGTCGCGGAGCTGAGCGCGGCACTGGCCCCCGGCAGCCTGCTGGTCCTGACCCACGCCTCGTACGAGGGAATCCCCCTCTCCCAGGAGGAGGCGGGCGGGACGGTCGGCGTCTACCGCAACATCCGTAACCCGCTCGTCATGCGGACCCGCGCCGAGGGCGCCCGCTTCTTCGAGGGGTTCGAGATGGTCGAGCCCGGCCTGGTCTCCATGCCCGACTGGCGCCCCGAGTCCCCCGAGTCCCGTGCGCAGGAGGACCCCTTCGCCTTCTCGGGCTTCGCCGGGGTTGGACGCAAGGCGTGA
- a CDS encoding SCO0930 family lipoprotein, which translates to MNTWRNASLAVTAAALLALTTACGQEQGTASPNGQSVGNAAAQQPADSGYGSDGGYGSDVGADSAPKEAGQLAVWDSKKLGEVLTDSEGFTLYRFDKDTAEPPKSNCEGDCAKTWPVVSAGNATAAAGTDAELIGEVTRADGTKQLTVGGWPMYRYAKDTGPGETNGQGVGGTWFVSAPDGKKAVANADGAGADQPADLAGLSVRKDPKLGDIVVDKRGMTVYRFKKDSAWPMKSACTGECLKKWPVVSPVSKNDVDGVTTKGFVTFNRPDGIKQQSIDCWPVYTFSGDAKPGDTNGQGVGGTWYAVSPEAKLVGAPK; encoded by the coding sequence ATGAATACCTGGCGGAACGCCTCTCTCGCGGTGACCGCGGCGGCCCTGTTGGCGCTGACGACGGCGTGCGGTCAGGAGCAGGGCACCGCGTCGCCCAACGGCCAGTCGGTGGGCAACGCGGCCGCCCAGCAGCCGGCCGACAGCGGATACGGCTCGGACGGCGGCTACGGATCCGATGTGGGGGCCGACAGCGCACCCAAGGAGGCCGGCCAACTCGCGGTGTGGGACAGCAAGAAGCTCGGCGAGGTGCTGACCGACAGCGAGGGCTTCACGCTCTACCGCTTCGACAAGGACACCGCCGAGCCGCCCAAGTCGAATTGCGAGGGCGACTGTGCCAAGACGTGGCCGGTGGTCTCGGCGGGCAACGCCACGGCCGCCGCGGGAACCGATGCCGAGCTCATCGGGGAGGTGACGCGCGCCGACGGCACCAAGCAGCTCACCGTCGGCGGCTGGCCGATGTACCGCTACGCGAAGGACACCGGCCCCGGGGAGACCAACGGCCAGGGCGTCGGCGGCACGTGGTTCGTCTCGGCTCCCGACGGGAAGAAGGCGGTGGCCAACGCGGACGGAGCGGGTGCCGATCAGCCGGCCGATCTCGCGGGACTTTCGGTCCGAAAGGATCCGAAACTCGGCGACATCGTGGTGGACAAGCGGGGTATGACGGTTTACCGCTTCAAGAAGGACTCGGCGTGGCCGATGAAGTCCGCCTGCACAGGTGAGTGCCTCAAGAAGTGGCCGGTGGTCAGTCCCGTGTCGAAGAATGACGTCGACGGAGTCACCACGAAGGGATTCGTCACCTTCAACCGGCCCGACGGCATCAAGCAGCAGTCGATCGACTGCTGGCCGGTGTACACGTTCTCCGGTGACGCGAAGCCGGGGGACACCAACGGTCAAGGCGTCGGGGGCACATGGTACGCGGTCTCGCCCGAGGCGAAGCTCGTGGGAGCCCCGAAGTAG
- a CDS encoding bestrophin-like domain — MSEWLVLTIAMASACAVVLTIAVLSNRRIAEDDDPSETPDVIEYMTMMIGVVYAIVLGLAIAGVWEGRSAAQESVRLEAQALHEVSARSAVYPAEVRDRIRSDVDAYVAHVVGDEWRYMTDHGALTEEGTRLLDRVRADVTEYKPRTDHEGQAYQPLVDQVAAVDDARGSRGQNAGATMPGVVWFGLITGALVTVGLIFTLQIRRTFRELLLAGLFSVLIAFLLFLIWDFDAPFGRGISATTAPFVDLFPRATGG, encoded by the coding sequence ATGTCGGAATGGCTTGTTCTGACCATTGCCATGGCGTCGGCGTGTGCCGTCGTCCTGACCATCGCAGTCCTCAGCAACCGCCGGATCGCGGAGGACGACGACCCCTCCGAGACGCCCGACGTCATCGAGTACATGACGATGATGATCGGCGTGGTCTACGCGATCGTCCTCGGCCTCGCCATCGCCGGTGTCTGGGAGGGCCGCAGCGCCGCCCAGGAGTCCGTACGCCTGGAGGCACAGGCCCTGCACGAGGTCAGCGCCCGGTCGGCCGTCTACCCGGCCGAGGTCCGCGACCGTATCCGCAGCGACGTCGACGCCTACGTGGCACATGTCGTGGGTGACGAATGGAGGTACATGACGGATCACGGGGCGCTCACCGAGGAGGGCACCAGGCTCCTCGACCGGGTGCGTGCCGACGTCACCGAGTACAAGCCCCGCACGGACCACGAGGGGCAGGCCTACCAGCCACTGGTGGACCAGGTGGCCGCCGTCGACGACGCCCGGGGGTCGCGGGGGCAGAACGCGGGCGCGACCATGCCGGGGGTCGTCTGGTTCGGCCTGATCACGGGAGCCCTGGTCACGGTCGGACTGATCTTCACGCTCCAGATCCGCAGAACCTTCCGCGAACTGCTGCTGGCCGGCCTCTTCAGCGTCCTCATCGCCTTCCTGCTCTTCCTGATCTGGGACTTCGACGCCCCCTTCGGCCGGGGCATCTCGGCGACGACCGCCCCGTTCGTCGACCTGTTCCCCCGCGCCACGGGCGGATAG
- a CDS encoding class F sortase, which translates to MGRDQWGGERIRYTPWGAIALVMLTGLALMRNGAETSPGPPQPAAAASVAGPRDTPPSGPADGEPVQPLAYAPAERVQIPSIQVDAPIVDVSLDPAGWIEAPPAQDPNLVGWYQNGIAPGQRGTSVLVGHVDNLAGPAVFYGLGSLGKGQHIEVSRYDNRTAVFEIYGVEVFAKNDFPGPRVYGDTGHAELRVITCGGGYTKANGYDGNVVVFARLVETR; encoded by the coding sequence ATGGGCCGGGACCAGTGGGGCGGGGAGCGGATCAGGTACACACCGTGGGGCGCGATCGCCCTGGTGATGCTCACCGGGCTCGCGCTGATGCGCAACGGCGCCGAGACCTCACCCGGACCACCGCAACCCGCCGCCGCGGCCTCGGTGGCCGGCCCGCGGGACACGCCTCCGTCCGGCCCGGCCGACGGCGAGCCGGTGCAGCCCCTGGCGTACGCCCCGGCCGAGCGCGTACAGATCCCCTCGATCCAGGTCGACGCCCCGATCGTGGACGTCAGTCTGGACCCCGCCGGCTGGATCGAGGCACCGCCCGCCCAGGACCCCAACCTCGTCGGCTGGTACCAGAACGGCATCGCACCCGGCCAGCGTGGAACCTCCGTCCTGGTCGGCCACGTGGACAACCTGGCGGGCCCCGCCGTCTTCTACGGACTCGGCTCGCTCGGCAAGGGGCAGCACATCGAGGTGTCCCGTTACGACAACCGCACCGCGGTGTTCGAGATCTACGGCGTCGAGGTGTTCGCCAAGAACGACTTCCCGGGCCCCCGGGTGTACGGCGACACCGGGCACGCCGAGCTGCGCGTCATCACGTGCGGCGGAGGCTACACCAAGGCCAACGGATACGACGGCAACGTGGTGGTGTTCGCCCGGCTCGTCGAGACGCGCTGA
- a CDS encoding polysaccharide deacetylase family protein produces MKHDQISADRRTLLRLGLALGATTAVHMIAADPAGTPARPGGEPPPAPAAGPPASAQAGPGDYRLRPMTASTPSRFRPAPPPIRTRPFEELPELGDDAMVLSFDDGPDPRYTPDILAVLRRYDVRAMFFLCGEMAADNRDLLREMADDGHVVGNHSWSHPLIPKLSRAGIRKELGSTSEVIEKTLGAPPLWYRAPYGAWNRNSFEIGASMGMEPMAWTVDTLDWTEPGTDTIVRRVKKGAAPGVVVLSHDAGGNRSQSVAALRRYLPALIERGYRPTVPRRV; encoded by the coding sequence ATGAAGCATGATCAGATTTCAGCGGACCGTCGCACCCTGCTGCGTCTTGGCCTCGCCCTGGGCGCCACCACGGCCGTGCACATGATCGCGGCGGATCCGGCGGGCACCCCCGCGCGCCCGGGCGGCGAGCCGCCGCCGGCCCCGGCGGCGGGGCCTCCGGCCAGTGCCCAGGCGGGTCCGGGTGACTACCGGCTGCGGCCCATGACCGCGAGCACCCCGTCCCGCTTCCGGCCCGCCCCGCCGCCCATCCGCACCCGGCCGTTCGAGGAGCTGCCCGAACTGGGGGACGACGCCATGGTCCTCAGCTTCGACGACGGCCCCGACCCGCGGTACACCCCGGACATCCTGGCCGTCCTGCGCCGGTACGACGTCCGCGCGATGTTCTTCCTGTGCGGAGAGATGGCGGCCGACAACCGGGATCTGCTCCGCGAAATGGCCGACGACGGCCACGTGGTCGGAAACCACAGCTGGTCCCACCCGCTGATCCCGAAGCTCTCGAGGGCCGGCATCCGCAAGGAACTGGGCAGCACGAGCGAGGTGATCGAGAAGACACTCGGCGCACCGCCGCTCTGGTACCGGGCCCCCTACGGCGCGTGGAACCGCAACTCATTCGAGATCGGCGCCTCGATGGGCATGGAGCCGATGGCGTGGACGGTCGACACCCTGGACTGGACCGAGCCGGGTACCGACACCATCGTGCGCAGGGTCAAGAAGGGCGCGGCGCCGGGCGTGGTGGTCCTCTCGCACGACGCGGGCGGCAACCGGTCCCAGAGCGTCGCGGCCCTGCGGCGGTACCTGCCCGCGCTCATCGAGAGGGGGTATCGCCCGACGGTCCCGCGGCGGGTCTGA
- a CDS encoding universal stress protein — MKEQHEDRFERGTDGPKVIVAGLDGSESSMRAAAYAAGLARRQNAMLALVYVQPVMAAGAALGAPVGDATGEVAEGLVHEIRSATERLKDIWSVRWEFHTFRGDPYNGLVTAADELKADAVVVGASESAGHRFVGSVAVRLVKAGRWPVTVVP, encoded by the coding sequence GTGAAAGAGCAGCATGAAGACCGTTTCGAGCGCGGCACGGACGGCCCCAAGGTGATCGTCGCGGGCCTCGACGGTTCCGAGTCCTCGATGCGGGCCGCCGCGTATGCCGCGGGCCTGGCACGTCGGCAGAACGCGATGCTCGCACTCGTCTACGTCCAGCCGGTGATGGCGGCCGGCGCCGCCCTAGGAGCGCCGGTCGGCGACGCCACCGGGGAGGTCGCGGAGGGACTGGTGCACGAGATCAGAAGCGCGACCGAGCGGCTCAAGGACATATGGAGCGTCCGCTGGGAGTTCCACACGTTCCGTGGTGATCCGTACAACGGACTGGTCACGGCGGCCGACGAACTGAAGGCGGACGCCGTGGTGGTGGGCGCGTCGGAGTCCGCCGGGCACCGCTTCGTCGGTTCCGTCGCGGTGCGCCTGGTGAAGGCCGGGCGCTGGCCGGTCACCGTGGTGCCTTAG